The following nucleotide sequence is from Phyllobacterium zundukense.
GTGTCATGTTCACGGTTTATGTAGAGGCAAGTGATGTGCTCGGCGGCCCGCAGGGAATTAAGGTCCCAGGCCTGGTGCTCTTCGGCTGGGATTTCAGCAAAGACATTCTCTTGGGTGGTTATACCTTCAACTCGTTTGCAAACTATGTGATTTTGACCGGGGGCCTGGTCGGATTATCCGGCCTGCTACTCGGATTGATGAACCGGTCCTGGATCGGCGTGTGGCTGGACGTGGTTCGACTGGATGAAACAGCAGCCTCGATCTTTGGTTTGCGCGTCTGGTATTGGAAGCTCCTCGCCTTCACCCTGGGTAATTTTCTGCTCGGGCTGGCAGGGGCGATCTATGCGCAAATGACCGGCTTTATCGCGCCTGCGAATTTTCAGCTGGGCGACAGTCTGGCCATTGTGTCGATCCTCATTTTGGGAGGCGTTGGAAACATATGGGGCATCCTTCCCGCGACGCTTTTGGTCGTGCTGCTGCCGGAGAAGCTCCAGATTGTTCAGGAGTATCGTTTCCTCATATTCGCGTTGGTGG
It contains:
- a CDS encoding branched-chain amino acid ABC transporter permease, producing MIVALREDIFGLLMLATVLIYVLACFGLTIQMGFAGLTNFGAAAFMGTGGYTVAMLGRFGEVPGLISLICAGAVSVVIGFILLAPVLRTRGHYAALTTLAFSVMFTVYVEASDVLGGPQGIKVPGLVLFGWDFSKDILLGGYTFNSFANYVILTGGLVGLSGLLLGLMNRSWIGVWLDVVRLDETAASIFGLRVWYWKLLAFTLGNFLLGLAGAIYAQMTGFIAPANFQLGDSLAIVSILILGGVGNIWGILPATLLVVLLPEKLQIVQEYRFLIFALVVVFVLIVRPSGLLPRRLRRLQEGATA